A stretch of Gemmatimonas aurantiaca T-27 DNA encodes these proteins:
- a CDS encoding RrF2 family transcriptional regulator: protein MRLTRFSDNALRCLMVLGLEPDALIPVHSIAVRMNMSHEHLVKIVQRLAELGYVETVRGRNGGVRLVRSPQHITLGALVRETEDNLALVECFEPESNTCPIAPACVLARMLDEALSAFLAVLDGYTLADALKPGRKLTTLMRAVPALSSGGS from the coding sequence ATGCGACTCACACGATTCAGTGACAACGCGCTGCGCTGTCTCATGGTGCTCGGGCTCGAGCCCGACGCACTCATTCCGGTACACTCCATTGCCGTGCGCATGAACATGTCGCACGAGCATCTCGTGAAGATCGTGCAACGGCTTGCTGAACTCGGCTACGTCGAGACCGTGCGCGGCCGCAACGGGGGCGTGCGCCTCGTCAGATCACCGCAGCACATCACCCTCGGCGCGCTGGTACGCGAGACCGAGGACAATCTCGCGCTCGTCGAGTGTTTCGAGCCCGAGTCGAACACCTGTCCGATTGCACCGGCCTGCGTGCTGGCGCGCATGCTGGACGAAGCGCTGTCGGCGTTTCTGGCGGTGCTCGACGGTTACACGCTGGCCGATGCGCTCAAGCCGGGGCGGAAACTCACGACCCTGATGCGGGCGGTACCGGCGTTGTCGTCGGGAGGCAGTTGA
- the nosZ gene encoding Sec-dependent nitrous-oxide reductase — protein MSLSHRTGWFIATATVAATLAYGYACTPATKSPGAIGASDAASKVYVAPGAHDEFYAFLSGGFNGQVGVYGLPSGRLLKIIPVFSQFAENGYGYSEETKPMLETTFGNIPWDDLHHTALSQTNGEDDGRWLFVNANNTPRVARVDLSTFETSEILQIPNSGGNHGSPYITSNSEYVLASTRFSVPIPQADVPISDFAKKFKGTISFVKADQPGKMDVSFQLLVPGYNYDLARAGKGPSKDWVFFTSYNSEQAYEKLEVNASKADKDFIAAINWRTLETCAKDGKAENWPADYMHNVMDEFTRTAQVERKQSVKVLTPTTCPNSIYFLPTPKSPHGADVDPSGEYIVAGGKLATVIPVHSFTKLQQAIKDQAFETTIEGIPVLKYEAILAGEVKDPGLGPLHTEFDGKGYAYTSLFISSEIVKWKLGTWEIVDRVPTYYSIGHLMIPGGATTKPAGKYVVALNKITKDRYLPTGPELTQSAQLYDISGDKMKLLLDFPTTGEPHYGNAIEAAKIEKLQKKFFTLAENRHPQVTKAEREAGVSRNGKVVHVRMAAIRSHFAPDNIEGVQVGDTVLFHVTNLEQDWDIPHGFAIQGATTSELLVMPGETRTLRWVPKQIGVYPMYCTDFCSALHQEMSGYVRVSPVGSNVPLVGNTLKAQGQAARAAARGVTLPTPPGAVTGAAHAHGTAPSPTPR, from the coding sequence ATGTCTCTTTCTCACCGCACCGGGTGGTTTATCGCGACGGCCACGGTGGCCGCGACACTCGCTTACGGCTATGCGTGCACACCGGCCACCAAGTCGCCAGGTGCCATTGGCGCGAGTGATGCCGCCAGCAAGGTGTACGTCGCGCCAGGCGCTCACGACGAGTTCTACGCATTTCTCTCCGGCGGCTTCAACGGTCAGGTCGGTGTGTACGGCCTGCCCTCCGGTCGCCTGCTGAAGATCATCCCGGTGTTCTCCCAGTTCGCCGAAAACGGCTACGGCTATTCGGAAGAAACGAAGCCGATGCTGGAGACCACCTTCGGCAACATCCCGTGGGACGACCTCCACCACACCGCTCTCTCGCAGACCAACGGCGAAGATGACGGGCGTTGGTTGTTCGTGAACGCCAACAACACGCCGCGCGTGGCCCGTGTGGACCTCTCGACGTTCGAGACATCGGAGATCCTGCAGATCCCGAACTCGGGTGGCAATCACGGTTCGCCCTACATCACGTCGAACAGCGAGTACGTGCTGGCGTCGACGCGTTTCTCGGTACCGATTCCGCAGGCCGATGTACCGATCAGCGATTTCGCCAAGAAGTTCAAAGGCACGATCTCCTTCGTGAAGGCCGACCAGCCGGGCAAGATGGACGTGTCGTTCCAACTGCTCGTGCCGGGCTACAACTACGACCTGGCCCGCGCGGGCAAGGGCCCGTCGAAGGACTGGGTGTTCTTCACGTCGTACAACTCGGAGCAGGCGTACGAGAAGCTGGAAGTGAACGCGTCGAAAGCCGACAAGGATTTCATCGCGGCGATCAACTGGCGTACCCTCGAAACGTGTGCGAAGGACGGCAAGGCCGAAAACTGGCCGGCCGACTACATGCACAACGTGATGGACGAGTTCACGCGCACCGCCCAGGTGGAACGCAAGCAGTCGGTGAAGGTGCTCACGCCCACCACCTGCCCCAACTCGATCTACTTCCTGCCGACCCCGAAGTCGCCGCACGGCGCCGATGTGGATCCGTCGGGTGAATACATCGTCGCCGGTGGCAAACTGGCCACGGTCATTCCGGTGCATTCGTTCACGAAGCTGCAGCAGGCCATCAAGGATCAGGCGTTCGAAACGACCATCGAAGGCATCCCGGTGCTCAAGTACGAAGCCATCCTGGCCGGCGAAGTGAAGGATCCTGGCCTCGGCCCCCTGCACACCGAGTTCGATGGCAAGGGCTACGCCTACACGTCGCTGTTCATCTCCAGCGAGATCGTGAAGTGGAAGCTGGGTACGTGGGAGATCGTCGATCGGGTGCCGACGTACTACTCGATCGGTCACCTGATGATTCCCGGCGGCGCCACCACCAAGCCGGCGGGCAAGTATGTCGTCGCGCTCAACAAGATCACGAAGGATCGGTACCTGCCCACGGGTCCGGAGCTCACGCAGTCGGCGCAGCTCTACGACATCTCGGGCGACAAGATGAAGCTGCTGCTCGACTTCCCGACCACGGGCGAACCGCACTACGGCAACGCGATCGAAGCCGCGAAGATCGAAAAGCTGCAGAAGAAGTTCTTCACGCTGGCCGAGAACCGGCATCCGCAGGTGACGAAGGCCGAACGTGAAGCGGGTGTGAGCCGGAACGGCAAGGTGGTGCACGTGCGCATGGCAGCCATCCGTTCGCACTTCGCCCCCGACAACATCGAAGGAGTGCAGGTGGGTGACACGGTGCTCTTCCACGTCACCAACCTCGAGCAGGACTGGGACATCCCGCATGGCTTTGCGATCCAGGGTGCCACCACTTCGGAGTTGCTGGTGATGCCGGGTGAAACCCGCACGTTGCGCTGGGTGCCGAAGCAGATCGGCGTGTATCCGATGTACTGCACCGACTTCTGCTCGGCGCTGCACCAGGAAATGTCCGGCTACGTGCGCGTCTCCCCGGTGGGTTCGAACGTTCCGCTGGTAGGCAACACGCTGAAGGCGCAGGGGCAGGCGGCACGGGCTGCCGCACGCGGTGTGACGCTGCCAACTCCGCCGGGCGCAGTGACGGGCGCCGCGCATGCGCACGGCACCGCACCGTCGCCCACTCCGCGCTGA
- the tilS gene encoding tRNA lysidine(34) synthetase TilS, giving the protein MPADGIPEGIPAEDLLRASIEVALAAVREPLVLAVSGGSDSMALLFAMERWAPDRIAAVATFDHGTGSYATDAASLVAAHGRRLGLTVIRERARRPGVNEAAWRDARWSFLQRVARGFHARVATAHTRDDQAETVVMRLLRGSGARGLAALAAPSPVVRPWLGVSREELTRWLASEGLPFLEDPMNASRYFLRARVRHELLPACEAASPGFRDAMLLIGERAARWRREVEQYLDQAGLVVEHAGRSASLPVEVLEQTTPEGQAVLWAALSARAGVTLDAHGTRAAVRFTSSRRRGAYITVAGGAAIMRTRRAAEQVASDVGADRGIRAPAGVGERFVVRSRAAASEAVEWSGESTTLPRRLGQWRFRRLAAAPAAFDAWHMGLPAGTSVVVRPWREGDRIRSAGAAAGRRVTRYFTESRIPVPDRSQWPVVLVDDEVAWVPGVCRGLAAPSRSGRSELIWYRCEREFD; this is encoded by the coding sequence ATGCCGGCTGATGGAATTCCCGAGGGGATTCCGGCCGAAGATCTGTTGCGCGCGTCGATCGAGGTGGCCCTCGCCGCGGTGCGGGAACCGCTGGTGCTTGCGGTGTCCGGCGGGAGCGACTCCATGGCGCTCCTGTTTGCGATGGAGCGTTGGGCTCCCGACCGCATCGCGGCCGTCGCCACCTTCGATCATGGCACCGGCAGTTATGCGACGGATGCGGCCTCGCTGGTGGCCGCGCACGGCCGTCGACTGGGCCTCACCGTGATTCGTGAACGGGCCCGGCGGCCGGGCGTCAACGAGGCCGCCTGGCGCGATGCGCGCTGGAGTTTCCTGCAGCGTGTGGCGCGCGGTTTTCATGCCCGGGTGGCCACCGCACATACGCGCGATGATCAGGCCGAAACCGTGGTCATGCGCTTGCTGCGTGGCAGTGGTGCTCGTGGACTGGCCGCGTTGGCGGCGCCGTCGCCAGTGGTGCGACCGTGGTTGGGTGTGTCCCGGGAAGAGCTGACCCGCTGGCTGGCCAGCGAAGGGCTGCCGTTCCTGGAAGATCCCATGAACGCGTCGCGGTACTTCCTGCGTGCTCGGGTCCGCCATGAACTGCTCCCCGCCTGCGAGGCGGCGTCGCCGGGGTTTCGCGATGCGATGCTGCTGATCGGCGAACGGGCGGCGCGGTGGCGGCGTGAGGTGGAACAGTACCTCGATCAGGCCGGTCTGGTGGTGGAGCACGCGGGGCGTTCGGCCAGTCTGCCGGTGGAAGTGCTCGAGCAGACCACGCCGGAAGGGCAGGCGGTGCTCTGGGCCGCCCTGAGTGCCCGGGCCGGGGTCACCCTCGATGCGCACGGAACCCGCGCTGCCGTTCGGTTTACCAGCAGCCGACGTCGTGGTGCGTATATCACCGTTGCCGGTGGAGCCGCGATCATGCGGACGCGTCGCGCGGCCGAACAGGTGGCGAGTGACGTGGGGGCAGATCGGGGGATCAGGGCGCCGGCAGGCGTAGGAGAACGATTCGTCGTGCGGTCCCGTGCGGCGGCAAGCGAAGCGGTGGAGTGGAGCGGAGAGTCAACGACCTTGCCGAGGCGGCTGGGGCAGTGGCGATTCCGGCGACTCGCAGCAGCGCCTGCCGCCTTTGATGCATGGCACATGGGGTTGCCCGCAGGCACATCAGTCGTCGTCCGCCCGTGGAGGGAAGGCGACCGCATTCGGAGTGCCGGGGCAGCAGCAGGGCGACGTGTGACACGGTATTTTACGGAATCCCGGATTCCCGTACCCGATCGATCGCAGTGGCCGGTGGTGCTGGTCGACGATGAGGTGGCATGGGTTCCAGGAGTTTGCCGCGGTCTCGCGGCGCCGTCCCGGTCCGGTCGATCGGAGTTGATCTGGTATCGGTGTGAGCGCGAGTTTGACTGA
- a CDS encoding plastocyanin/azurin family copper-binding protein produces the protein MRAYRSNSPSFVRFRSATTLFGALPFAASLMLSACGGGSADQGAENAAPPAAAPAAAPAPTGNVITIEMITDDSGNYFKPKTVSAKPGDVLKFVLVTGVHNVHFLPDSNANAANLPPMSGFAQLPGQAIEVPVTMGPGTYFFQCDPHALLGMVGHVTVEP, from the coding sequence ATGCGCGCATATCGTTCCAACTCGCCGTCATTCGTTCGCTTTCGCTCTGCGACCACACTGTTTGGTGCCCTCCCCTTCGCCGCGTCGCTGATGCTGTCGGCGTGCGGGGGCGGTTCGGCCGACCAGGGTGCGGAGAATGCCGCGCCACCAGCCGCAGCTCCGGCGGCGGCGCCCGCCCCCACCGGCAATGTCATCACCATCGAGATGATCACCGATGACAGCGGCAACTACTTCAAGCCCAAGACGGTGTCCGCGAAGCCGGGCGACGTGCTCAAGTTCGTGTTGGTGACGGGCGTGCACAACGTGCACTTCCTCCCCGACTCGAATGCCAACGCCGCCAACCTGCCGCCCATGTCGGGCTTCGCGCAGTTGCCGGGCCAGGCGATCGAAGTCCCGGTGACCATGGGCCCGGGCACGTACTTCTTCCAGTGCGATCCGCATGCCTTGCTCGGCATGGTCGGTCACGTGACCGTCGAGCCCTGA
- a CDS encoding ABC transporter ATP-binding protein, with protein MTHPSLPTPLVSVRGLSKRFAGRPVLSDLSLDLDRGAVTAIIGPNGAGKTTLNKAILGLVRPDAGTIRFDGLDTAGRIDHRASIGYMPQLARYPETFTGRDVLSLLSELRGKGPERDESLIEAFELERFLDQPARALSGGQRQRINAAAAFLFAPQLLLLDEPTAGLDPVASGILKRAIRRVRDAGRAVVITSHILSELQELADTIVFLHEGRIGWQGAVPALLDATGASTLEEAIACLMQHGTLSGHGSVSA; from the coding sequence ATGACCCATCCCTCCTTGCCAACACCACTCGTCTCCGTCCGCGGGCTCAGCAAACGCTTTGCCGGACGCCCGGTGCTCTCCGACCTGTCGCTCGATCTCGATCGCGGCGCCGTGACGGCGATCATCGGCCCCAACGGCGCAGGCAAGACCACGCTCAACAAAGCCATCCTCGGATTGGTGCGCCCCGATGCCGGCACCATCCGGTTCGATGGGCTCGATACGGCGGGGCGCATCGATCATCGGGCCAGCATCGGCTACATGCCCCAGCTCGCGCGGTACCCCGAGACGTTCACCGGACGCGATGTGCTGTCGTTGTTGTCGGAGCTGCGTGGCAAAGGACCCGAGCGCGATGAATCGCTCATCGAGGCCTTCGAGCTGGAGCGTTTTCTCGATCAGCCGGCGCGCGCGCTGAGTGGCGGACAACGCCAACGCATCAACGCCGCCGCTGCATTTCTCTTTGCCCCGCAACTCCTGCTGCTGGATGAACCCACGGCAGGTCTCGACCCGGTAGCCAGTGGCATCCTCAAACGGGCCATTCGTCGGGTGCGGGATGCGGGCCGCGCCGTGGTCATTACGTCCCACATCCTGAGCGAATTGCAGGAACTCGCCGATACCATCGTGTTCCTGCACGAAGGACGCATCGGTTGGCAGGGCGCCGTACCGGCGCTGCTCGATGCCACCGGCGCATCCACGCTCGAAGAAGCCATTGCCTGCCTGATGCAGCATGGCACGCTGTCTGGTCACGGGAGTGTCTCCGCATGA
- a CDS encoding ammonium transporter, with protein MSFALSTLLAAQEVVAAEVAAPATLAPAISAGDTAWVLVSTALVAFMVPGLAFFYGGLVRSKSALNTMLMSLAALGVVTVQWVLFGYSLAFGPGSNWIGGLDWVGLRGVTAVPNPTYAAALPQLLFTAFQGMFAGITVALFSGAVIDRMRFSSYLVFGVIWTTFIYDPLAHWVWGDGGWLRSLGALDFAGGTVVHISAGVTAVVLAVVLGPRRDFKRVPTVPHNVPFALLGAGMLWFGWFGFNAGSALAADGIAANALMSTHAAAAAALVTWVTLEIARGGRATAVGGATGAVVGLVAITPAAGFVSPLAGLAIGALAAPCSFFALHYRPKTRLDDTLDVFACHGVAGIMGAVLTGVFASKEVNPNGADGLLAGNAALVGIQLLAVVATIVFVGVASVVILKVLAMLMSLRVSVESEVQGIDLSEHGEEAYHGSDLSDLTGRRTSLGDSVVITASELARMPRTA; from the coding sequence ATGTCCTTTGCCTTGTCGACGTTGCTGGCGGCTCAGGAGGTCGTGGCGGCTGAGGTCGCGGCACCCGCCACCTTGGCACCTGCCATCTCGGCCGGCGATACCGCGTGGGTGCTGGTGAGCACCGCGCTGGTCGCGTTCATGGTGCCTGGGCTCGCCTTCTTCTATGGCGGCTTGGTGCGCAGCAAAAGTGCGCTGAACACCATGCTCATGAGTCTGGCCGCGCTTGGCGTGGTGACCGTGCAGTGGGTGTTGTTCGGGTACAGTCTGGCATTCGGACCGGGCTCCAACTGGATTGGTGGGCTCGATTGGGTCGGGCTGCGTGGTGTGACCGCGGTGCCCAATCCCACCTATGCCGCGGCCCTGCCGCAGCTCCTCTTCACCGCCTTTCAGGGCATGTTCGCGGGCATCACCGTGGCCCTCTTTTCGGGCGCGGTGATCGATCGGATGCGGTTCTCCAGTTACCTCGTATTCGGGGTCATCTGGACCACGTTCATCTACGATCCCCTCGCGCATTGGGTGTGGGGCGACGGCGGCTGGCTGCGATCGTTGGGGGCGCTCGATTTTGCCGGCGGCACCGTGGTGCATATCAGTGCCGGCGTGACGGCGGTGGTGCTGGCCGTGGTGCTGGGGCCGCGTCGTGACTTCAAGCGGGTGCCCACCGTGCCCCACAACGTGCCCTTTGCGCTCCTGGGGGCCGGCATGCTGTGGTTCGGCTGGTTCGGGTTCAATGCCGGTTCGGCGCTGGCGGCCGATGGCATTGCGGCCAATGCGCTCATGAGCACCCATGCGGCGGCCGCTGCCGCGCTCGTCACCTGGGTGACGCTCGAAATCGCGCGAGGCGGCAGAGCGACGGCCGTCGGCGGCGCTACCGGCGCCGTGGTCGGGTTGGTGGCGATCACCCCCGCGGCAGGTTTTGTGTCGCCATTGGCGGGCCTCGCCATCGGCGCGCTGGCCGCACCCTGCTCGTTCTTTGCGCTGCACTACCGTCCGAAAACCCGCCTCGACGACACCTTGGATGTGTTCGCGTGCCACGGTGTGGCTGGCATCATGGGCGCCGTACTCACGGGTGTGTTCGCGTCGAAGGAGGTCAACCCCAACGGCGCTGATGGCCTGCTTGCCGGCAATGCGGCCCTTGTGGGAATCCAACTGCTGGCGGTCGTGGCCACCATCGTGTTCGTGGGCGTGGCCAGCGTCGTGATCCTCAAGGTCCTGGCCATGCTGATGTCCTTGCGGGTGTCGGTCGAGTCGGAAGTGCAGGGGATCGACCTGAGCGAACACGGCGAGGAGGCCTACCACGGCAGTGACCTGAGCGACCTGACGGGCCGGCGTACCTCGCTCGGCGACAGTGTGGTCATCACGGCCAGTGAACTGGCGCGGATGCCACGTACCGCTTGA
- a CDS encoding P-II family nitrogen regulator — protein MKLIVAVIRPEKLADVKRALFQVGVTGMTLSRVSGHGGERDVVQHYRGESVVLEFHEKVRIEMACSEEYVERTIQAICEGARTGDVGDGKIFVMPLERTVRIRTGEHDNDALTAINADEVMRQTQLEMRVPKLEAL, from the coding sequence ATGAAACTCATCGTCGCGGTGATACGCCCCGAGAAGTTGGCAGATGTCAAACGAGCCCTGTTCCAGGTCGGTGTGACCGGAATGACCCTCTCCCGTGTCAGCGGGCATGGTGGTGAGCGGGATGTGGTGCAGCACTACCGGGGAGAGTCGGTCGTACTCGAATTCCACGAAAAGGTGCGGATCGAAATGGCCTGCTCGGAGGAGTATGTCGAGCGCACCATTCAGGCGATCTGCGAAGGCGCCCGCACGGGAGATGTCGGTGACGGCAAGATCTTCGTCATGCCGCTCGAGCGCACGGTCCGCATTCGGACGGGGGAGCATGACAATGATGCCCTCACCGCCATCAATGCCGACGAGGTCATGCGCCAGACGCAGCTCGAGATGCGGGTCCCCAAGCTGGAGGCCCTCTGA
- a CDS encoding ABC transporter permease, translating into MAPAAPVVRTVLAREWRGLRRNRGVLLFTLGTLLCVESILRLTGSPERALVAMLNLVLLIVPLVSMMLGIISWHGAREFTELLLTQPVRRSRLFLALYLAQVLPLAGGFAAAMCAPLLWHGIPDRTVWPLALSTIGSGVALTFVFGGLALLIGIRVDDRLRSVVTGLMTWLLLSVGYDALVLMVSTTFADYALERPMMALMLGNPVDLARTIIVMHSDTAALMGYTGAVLHRFLGTTLGIAASAAGLLVWIVVPASLARRAFETRDF; encoded by the coding sequence GTGGCACCTGCCGCCCCGGTCGTACGCACGGTACTGGCCCGTGAATGGCGCGGTCTGCGCCGCAATCGAGGCGTCCTCCTGTTCACGCTCGGCACGCTCCTCTGCGTCGAGAGCATTCTGCGACTCACCGGATCGCCCGAGCGGGCCCTGGTGGCCATGCTCAACCTCGTGCTGCTCATCGTGCCGCTGGTCAGCATGATGCTCGGCATCATCAGTTGGCATGGAGCACGGGAATTCACCGAGCTGTTGCTGACGCAACCGGTGCGTCGTTCGCGACTCTTTCTGGCGCTCTATCTCGCGCAGGTCCTCCCGCTCGCAGGAGGCTTCGCTGCAGCCATGTGCGCGCCCTTGCTCTGGCACGGCATCCCGGATCGTACCGTGTGGCCACTGGCGCTCAGCACCATCGGCAGCGGCGTGGCCCTGACCTTCGTCTTCGGCGGCCTCGCGCTGCTCATCGGGATTCGCGTGGATGATCGCTTGCGCAGTGTCGTGACCGGGCTGATGACCTGGCTGCTGCTCAGCGTGGGCTACGACGCGCTCGTGCTGATGGTATCCACCACCTTCGCGGACTACGCGCTCGAGCGCCCCATGATGGCCCTCATGCTGGGCAATCCGGTCGATCTCGCGCGCACCATCATCGTCATGCACAGCGACACGGCGGCCCTGATGGGCTACACCGGCGCGGTCCTGCATCGCTTCCTCGGCACGACACTCGGCATCGCGGCGTCCGCGGCCGGCCTCCTGGTCTGGATTGTTGTGCCGGCATCGCTGGCTCGCCGCGCCTTCGAAACACGCGATTTCTAG
- a CDS encoding nitrous oxide reductase family maturation protein NosD: MRTPTRPTGRLLSRTTQLPARIGILVMLALGLVFVVAPHASAQTARDTVVVSAPSRGGTTLRLTDAVAQVARHGVVLVEAGVYREPTVVIRQPLTLIGADGAILDGEGQRELLIIAADSVTVRGMTLRNTGTSQATDRAALRVVEAAGCLIENNRFEATLFGIYLQRASNCLVRRNHLRGMTGSQTVTGNGLHSWSSHHVVFEDNVVEGHRDGIYFEFTTGGVARGNVSAHSRRYGLHFMFSDSCRYEDNEFRENESGVAVMYAKAVHITGNRFVRNRGSAAYGLLLKEISDSEVRRNVFVDNSIGLHMEGANRNQVADNDFVRNGWAMRVMADAQDNMIEGNSFQGNVFDVGTNSRRSYSTFRNNWWDRYRGYDLDRNGVGDVGHAPVRLFALLVEQSPAALVLVRSLLVDLLDVAERVVPTLTPAALRDEAPLMRAPRPLP, encoded by the coding sequence ATGCGCACGCCCACTAGGCCCACGGGGCGACTGCTGTCACGGACCACGCAATTGCCGGCGCGCATCGGGATTCTCGTGATGCTGGCGCTTGGACTGGTGTTCGTGGTGGCGCCACACGCCAGCGCGCAGACGGCGCGTGACACGGTGGTGGTGTCCGCACCATCCAGAGGTGGCACCACACTGCGCCTGACCGACGCCGTCGCGCAGGTGGCGCGCCATGGTGTGGTCCTCGTGGAAGCGGGTGTGTATCGCGAACCGACCGTGGTCATTCGTCAGCCGTTGACACTGATCGGCGCCGACGGCGCCATCCTCGATGGCGAAGGCCAGCGTGAACTGCTCATCATCGCGGCCGATTCGGTCACGGTGCGCGGAATGACCCTTCGCAACACCGGCACGAGTCAGGCCACCGATCGTGCGGCGCTGCGCGTGGTGGAAGCGGCCGGCTGCCTCATCGAAAACAATCGATTCGAGGCCACCCTCTTTGGCATCTATCTGCAGCGCGCCAGCAATTGCCTGGTGCGCCGCAATCACCTGCGCGGCATGACCGGTTCACAAACCGTGACAGGCAACGGCCTGCACAGTTGGTCGAGTCATCATGTCGTGTTCGAAGACAACGTGGTGGAAGGTCATCGCGACGGCATTTATTTCGAGTTCACCACCGGTGGGGTGGCTCGTGGCAATGTCAGCGCGCACAGTCGCCGGTATGGCCTGCACTTCATGTTCTCCGACTCCTGTCGGTACGAGGACAACGAGTTCCGCGAGAACGAATCAGGGGTCGCAGTGATGTATGCCAAGGCCGTGCACATCACCGGCAACCGCTTCGTGCGCAATCGGGGCAGCGCCGCATACGGTTTGTTGCTCAAGGAGATCAGCGACAGCGAGGTGCGTCGCAACGTCTTTGTCGACAACTCCATCGGCCTGCACATGGAAGGGGCCAACCGCAACCAGGTGGCCGACAACGACTTTGTCCGCAACGGCTGGGCTATGCGCGTGATGGCCGATGCCCAGGACAACATGATCGAGGGCAACAGCTTTCAGGGCAATGTGTTCGACGTCGGCACGAACAGCCGCCGGAGTTACAGCACCTTCCGCAACAACTGGTGGGATCGTTATCGCGGCTACGATCTCGATCGGAACGGCGTCGGTGATGTGGGCCATGCACCGGTCCGATTGTTCGCGCTACTGGTGGAGCAATCTCCGGCCGCCCTGGTGCTGGTGCGTTCGCTGCTCGTCGATCTGCTCGATGTGGCGGAACGTGTGGTTCCGACCCTCACACCCGCCGCCCTGCGCGATGAGGCTCCACTGATGCGGGCACCGAGGCCCCTGCCATGA
- a CDS encoding nitrous oxide reductase accessory protein NosL, translating into MMTRRHLLLSFALACVAGCGNTAPRALVRGEDSCAYCRMTIDDVRFGVLVLTDRGRLQTFDAIECAASWLAAQDAAHAPRAIWVANFADPSQWVDATKAVYLQGSRLRSPMGRDLVAFAADADADALQRAHGGTAITWLRVQEIVAMAAAPIASSPNTPESPDAHAH; encoded by the coding sequence ATGATGACGCGCCGTCACCTGCTTCTGTCCTTCGCGCTGGCGTGTGTCGCCGGCTGCGGCAACACCGCACCGCGTGCGCTCGTGCGCGGTGAGGATAGCTGCGCGTACTGTCGCATGACCATCGATGACGTCCGCTTCGGCGTGTTGGTGCTCACAGATCGTGGTCGCCTGCAAACGTTCGATGCGATTGAATGCGCGGCGAGCTGGCTCGCCGCGCAGGACGCAGCGCATGCGCCCAGGGCCATCTGGGTTGCCAACTTCGCCGACCCGTCGCAGTGGGTCGATGCCACCAAAGCCGTGTATCTGCAAGGCAGCCGCCTGCGCTCCCCCATGGGGCGCGATCTGGTGGCGTTTGCCGCCGATGCGGATGCCGATGCGCTGCAGCGTGCGCACGGCGGCACGGCCATCACCTGGCTGCGGGTGCAGGAAATCGTAGCCATGGCCGCCGCGCCGATCGCGTCCAGCCCCAACACGCCAGAGAGCCCCGATGCGCACGCCCACTAG
- a CDS encoding type 1 glutamine amidotransferase domain-containing protein — protein MTISQQQIVPVLVGPEYEDLEVWYPKLRLEEAGYAAPLIGTGETSYRGKHGYPCTVDGHVKDLAPETLAGLVAPGGWAPDKLRRDPAVLALVKAVHDGGGVIASICHGPWILISAGIVRGRRLTGSLGIKDDLINAGAIWVDAPAVIDGPIVSARVPKDLPAFMQAVLASLSQPT, from the coding sequence GTGACTATTTCTCAACAACAGATCGTGCCCGTCCTCGTTGGCCCTGAATACGAAGACCTCGAGGTCTGGTATCCGAAGCTCCGGCTCGAAGAGGCGGGATACGCCGCGCCGTTGATCGGCACCGGTGAAACCAGCTATCGTGGAAAACACGGTTACCCCTGCACCGTGGATGGCCATGTGAAAGACCTGGCCCCGGAAACGCTCGCGGGTTTGGTGGCACCGGGGGGCTGGGCTCCGGACAAACTGCGTCGCGACCCCGCCGTGCTGGCGCTGGTGAAGGCCGTGCACGACGGGGGTGGTGTGATCGCCAGCATCTGTCACGGTCCCTGGATCCTGATCTCGGCCGGCATTGTCCGCGGTCGTCGACTCACCGGGTCGCTGGGCATCAAGGACGACCTGATCAATGCCGGAGCCATCTGGGTCGATGCACCGGCCGTGATCGACGGGCCCATCGTCAGCGCCCGGGTCCCGAAAGACCTGCCGGCCTTCATGCAGGCCGTACTCGCCTCGCTCTCACAACCAACCTGA